One window of the Dehalococcoidales bacterium genome contains the following:
- a CDS encoding DUF6544 family protein produces the protein MADDVKQPVESAGSTRNFITKADLEGLPEPVRRNLRYVRVIGKQRIRTVRLKQEGFFKLKPGQNWLPVRAGQYFTTEPPGLVWQATIRMNPLLWVSGKDTYSRGKGNMKMKLWSFIKFSDIRGPKLDQGTMLRYLSEIIWFPTAYLSNYLEWEPVDADTTQVTMKYGGVTASALLSYDSEGRLTGFVADRYMGGKDDATLEKWSVVPGEYKEVHGLMIPFKGEVTWNLASGDFTWANLEVTDINYA, from the coding sequence AAGTGCTGGCAGTACACGTAATTTCATTACGAAAGCAGACCTGGAAGGTCTACCCGAACCAGTCCGGAGGAATCTGCGCTATGTACGTGTCATTGGAAAACAGAGAATACGCACAGTCCGTCTGAAACAAGAGGGGTTCTTTAAACTCAAGCCCGGTCAGAACTGGCTGCCCGTACGTGCCGGACAGTACTTTACCACGGAACCACCCGGTTTGGTATGGCAGGCTACAATCAGAATGAACCCTTTGCTCTGGGTATCGGGCAAAGATACTTACTCCCGGGGCAAAGGTAATATGAAAATGAAACTCTGGTCCTTTATCAAGTTTTCCGACATAAGGGGGCCAAAGCTGGACCAGGGAACAATGCTCAGGTATCTCAGTGAAATAATCTGGTTCCCCACCGCATATTTAAGCAACTACCTGGAATGGGAACCGGTTGATGCGGATACTACGCAGGTAACGATGAAATATGGTGGTGTAACAGCTTCGGCACTACTAAGTTATGACAGTGAAGGCAGGTTAACCGGATTCGTCGCAGACAGATACATGGGTGGGAAAGATGATGCTACTCTGGAAAAATGGTCAGTGGTACCCGGCGAATACAAAGAGGTACACGGACTGATGATACCGTTCAAAGGTGAGGTAACCTGGAATCTGGCCAGTGGTGATTTCACCTGGGCAAATCTTGAAGTAACCGACATTAATTACGCCTGA